The DNA sequence GTGTgtctcctttgtgtgtgtgtgtgtgtgtgtgtgtgtgtgtgtgtgtgtgtgtgtgtgtgtgtgtgtgtgtgtgtgtgtgtgtgtgagagagagaaacaaagtgtgtgaaatgatttaactctgctctgtatgtgtgtctccTGCGGCTTCATTATCTAAGCTGGAGAATCACACACTGAGGCAGCAGAATCACCTTTTAatgggactattttcagcaaAATGGAATGGAAGGAAAtaaggcaacacacacagacacacacacacactccagtgaAATAAGACATTGAAAATCCGCAACATTCTTCACAGAGACGTCTGAACAACAGCTTGCTGCGTTGTCACTAACCAGTCGGTTGTGCACGTTCAGAGCCttttgcaccaaattcaaccgATTCTGTTCTTTCCtgactgctgtgtgtttgtactgtgcGTTGTGATGTCTGACTTTCCTGCACATGTGTGACACAAAGTGCAATTTTAAAGAGTGTGCGTCACTTCTATAAACGTGTGCACCAGCCCATTCGTTTGCCTGACATCTGCCTGTGCAACTTGCATGTTAACAAGTACTGCAACCAACAAAAAGTCCGCAGAGGAGATTCATTGAATTGGCTTAAACGAACAGCTCAACATTTTCGGAAATACTTAGAATTGTTTTCTAGCTGAGTTAGTTGAAGAGATCAATACCAATTTCATGTCAGCCCGTTAAACGTGAAAGCATAAAGCCAGGGGACGGTTGGGATGGGAAGCTTCGCGTAGCACAAAGAGCGGACATTGAGAAACAGCCTGCTTGTGTCTGAGGGAAACAAAATCCACCCACAAGCACCTGGTCTacacattttatcttatttctttAATCTGTGTACGTgtgacattgaaaaaaaaactgggatTTAATTAGGATTTGTGCCTTGTGCTAGTTTTTGGTCAAGAACAATTGATTAAACAGCAGATATGCTGGAAGATGGATTTGTTTCAACTGTGTCCCCTTGTTGTCCGACTTTGGGCGAACCAGCTGCTGactgttattttgtatttactgtacagacacGAGCAGTTGGCGATTTGTTCACTTTTACCTCCCAAAAAAAAGTTCACAATGCAGAACCAGAGTATTATAtacttaaatttaaaaatagatGGATACTGAGTCATTAATATCTGCTTTGGAATCACTGAAATTGAACTTTGTTTTACTGGGATTACTTTCTGCTGAAGAAATATGCAGTTCTGTAGATGAAAGTGACGCCGTTTATCTCGTTgtatattttaatgaaatgtttcagTGTTGCCTGTTTAAAAGGATTAAACCACTGTGTCCATCTCCTGCGAAATGTCCAGTAAGCATGCAGAGCCATGAGTTCATACAGTCGCATCCCCAAAGGagagacaatgaaaaaaataaaaaaacagctacTGCTGCAAATGAATTTCAGGGAGTCAAATCCACATGGAGGCTTAAAAAGTTTCCAAGTCGCTCATCAGTGTCACAGCTCGGTTCCATGCCGAGCCCAGTCTGCCAGTGTCCTGCAGGGACAACTGTTGTCACGACAACCAGAGCGCAtgtgacagccaatcagatgaaATCCCCCGGCCCACGTCAGGTCCCATGATGTCTGCACTTCGCTcgcaataaatacatttttgtgtgtgtgtgttgggtaaCAACTTGCCTGTTGGCTGTGGTGTCCATCTTGGCTGTGTCATACACTGACCTGTCTGTGGTGATGGTATGTGACACCCCTCTGtcctgcatctgtgtgtgtgtgtgtgtggatttaggTTTCACGTGGTGTCATGGTTCAACATTATTTTAATATGGACaaatatggtgtgtgtgtgtgtgtgtgtgtgtgtgtatgaaaggCCTCCTCCTCAGGGGAACACGGTTTGGATCTGCTTCTGCCtcatggctgcagtgtgaggaccTGCTGAGATTCAATAAGTTGTTGGAGACTAAGAgtgagagaacaccagagaataactgtgggtggaatgaagggtaaaggtttgagcatcactaagtcacagctcagaccaggtatccacatccatcctgagtgatccaatcacaagtggtcgatGCTACGATACAGATCTGAATGTGtctgagatataaaaaaaaaatcctgagaTCTGAGACTCTGTGTTTGTATAATGATGAGACACTGGACTGAAATacattcaatatattttatttacacactgcAACAGACAACACTTATTCAAGGTataaaaatcattataaatattaaaagtattaaaaggtAGTAAAATGGAGTCAAAATATATAACAGTATTAAAAAgtattcaaatgtaataaaatgtagTTAAATGTGGTAACAACATTATACAGTATTGAAAAGCATTGAAATGTAGTAAAATATTACACAGtcataaaaaagtatttaaacaattaaatgtataaaaaagtagtaaaaagtagtaaaaacatatttgtacaATGTACATTAAAATAGAAGAACaccaataaagaaataaagagagaaataattCAGTCctcaactttcggacggcagcagcttgtgaggcttgagaagaattttctaattcttctccacagcttcctcttgccaCCCGaagaggctgtggctgcagctgtgacgtctgcagcctcgtcagaactccacgagacttcctccctggtgccatcatctccgatggacgaccaGACCGAGGtatctccggagtccatagtccggtcagaacacccggagacttcctccctggtgtcatcatctccgatggacgaccaGACCGAGGtatctccggagtccatagtccggtcagaacacccggagacttcctccctggtgtcatcatctctgATGGACGACCAGACTGAGGTGTCTGTGGACACTATTCtcaggtcagtacagcagaactgttcactggtgacacttgtggagtctagagcctccacagaatcccaggagacttcgtccatggagccagagtagctgctgtttgtagttgaaaagtggacgctgtcctccgttgggcagacCCTCATTGCTAGTTGAGAGGTGGTCAGACTGGATGAGGAAAGACAATCAATTAGTAAATCAGTCACTGTCAATTAATGAAAACCATCAGTCCATCCAACctgatgtgttgtttagttCCAGTGTGAAAGGACATGTGGTCACTTACTAGTCTCTGCTGTGGTCGTCCTCCCTCAGGTGGCTCATGGAAATGAAGGGCAGCTCCAGAGCTTGACGAGGAGAGATCCTCTCATCCCCGTCAAGATGCAGCAGCCCCtccaacagagacacaaaggcCATGCGGTCTTCCATCTCAGCCGCCCCCAACTTTGGATGGATCTGGATTTGAAAACAGGTTTCAGGTCAGATGATCCAGCTCCCGATTGACAGATAAATAACTGGTACAGATCCAGTCTTTACTCGTACAACACATGAGGGAGTACTCACATGAATCAGGCCGTTGAGGGAGTTCGGCAGCTCGATGaagctctcctcttcctctgtttccacgTTACTAACAGCCGTGAATTCTTCTGCAGTCTgaaggaacaaaaataaataaagatgagaaCAGGGcagtatgatttaaaaatgctcCATTAAAATTCTCAAACATAGAAGAACATGTTTACACTACCATCAGTCTCCATGATGGACTgtcttcaccctcctcttcgATGAAGAACTGCTCGCTGTACATTCCAGCACGGAGCAGGTGGTCCTGCGGCTGGCCCAGCACTGTCACCATGTTCTTCATCTGCAGACAGAATACACATCATGAGAATCACATCCACTTACATTCtctatgaatatgaaaaataaataaaaatccatttggTTGGATGATAAATACCATTTGATATTGGCAATCAATGGAGAACAGGTTTTGAGCCAGGTAGAGGAACGCCAGTACGCACCCGACCCCCCACACATCGACGGCCTCGGAGAACGGAAGACCCAGAGAGATCTCTGGAGCTCTGAGAAGGAAAGACATGAGCCACAGATGAAAAATCTGTTGAAACATTTCAGGGCAGAGAAAATAATGTTGCTAAACAGATGCTGTGCAGGATGAACTCACATGTACCCACACGGCTGGATCTCCATCCCCAGCTCGACTTGGGACGCCATCATGGCGCAGCCAAAGTCAATTAACTTCACCCTGAGTGGCTGATCCTTCATGTTAACGAACATAATGTTGTCTGGTTTTATGTCCGTGTGAAGGACGCCGAGACCCTTCAGGGCATCCAAGGCCACCAAGAGCTGCAGGGGCACAAAGAATACACAACATTTAGAATTATTTTCTCCCATGTTCTGTTGTTGGGTTTTAGGTTTTGGGGATCTCTCTACAGATGAGTGTTTGTTTCATGATGCATTGATCGCGCCTGCATACCTGCTTGGCAACTGGGCGGATCTCATGTAGAGGATGGTGCTCCCACTCTCGCTGCAGTAGCAGGTCATAGAGACTCATGTCCAGCTTCTCAAACACCAAGCAGGTCGTTTCCATGTGCTGGAATTCTTCATAGAACTTGACCATGTTGGTGAGATCCGCATCCAGGCCACTGATGACTTTCAGCATGGTAAtctgaagagagaagaggagacatgaTGAGACAAGACTATCAACAGTTTGATCAGCTTCATGTTCGGATGGAGCAGACAACACCTGAGCACAGGAATATAAACAAAGACTTCAGTCTCATACCTCATGCTCAATGTCCTCGCCGTCCTCGGTGTCCTTCAGGATTTTCAAAGCCACGATCTGTTTGGTCCTGAGGTTCATGGACGAGAAGATCATTCCAAAGTTGCCTTGCCCTAGAAGGTCCAGGACCGAATAGGAGGAAGAGCTGCTGTGCAGCGTCTGGCTGTCCTGAGCGTCAGGTGCTGTCATTGAAACTGTGGAGAGAGATGGTGGAGACAGAATATGTGACGTGGGTGTTTTCAGTGTGAGAGATTCATTCAGTCAACAcaatatgaacaaacacacaacaggagtcacatgtctttgtctttctgcagtTGTCATTTTaagacacaaaagacacaacatgcctccatactgctcctgtggtgacgtcacagtgtctgttagccccgacattcaaattccactAGAAACGGCCTCATTTACTACATGTTTTTAGACAAAAAGCCAGAAGAATCAGCCATGCTAGCAGAAGTAGCTATGCTAGCAGAAGTAGCTATGCTAGCATAAGTAGCTATCCTCTGATATCGTCCtcttcacacgcacacaccggAAACAGCGCACACAAGCTGTTAaccaaggacacacacaggttgcaCGTTAAAATTGCTACTTCTGCTAGCATAGCTACTTCTGCTAGCATAGCTACTCTGTTTTCAGAGTCTTACCTGAGGCAGCAGAAGAATCTTCTGGAGTTTCCCATGATGACATGATGTCCAGTATTTGCAGTTCGATAACCAGAAGCTGAGAATCGATCTGTAATCCAGAGTCTTCttgcttgtgtgtctctctccaacTGTCAAAGGTGAACTGAGTCCTTTATGtcaaagctctgctgctgtgacctcacaacacagggtttcctttgatgtcttagatgttgttttttttaattcaaattcaaacaaactttatttgtccccggtggccaaaacaaaaatatatatcatttaaaaacataaaacagcaacttgtttgaaatgtattaaataataacatgtatctcatgtatatatatctgtgtgtgtgtgtttagtcagCCATGACACTGTACGTCATGCTGGTCACTGAAAGTTATAAACCAGCCTCACACAGAGTTCGGGCCCGAACACCCGTCAATCTCAATCTCACAGCCTGAACCCTCACTCCAGAACAAATGACCTTTACAGTGAGCCAATCAAAACTGAGCATCAAAATAGTGACAAGCACAATGTCCaatcagagaaaaaacataaaatcaggGTCAGTAAAAAGCAGCGCTGCATTGAACAGCAtggatcgtgtgtgtgtgtgtgtgtgtgtgtgtgtgtgtcaaactgaCCACAGTACATTACCCGGTGCCTCTTACCCAGAAACACTGAATCTGTGGCCCAATAACTGATCAATATCAGAATGTGCAGGAGGAAAGcgtgttttcttctttacctTCGCTACCTTTCTCACCCATAGTCTCTTTCCAAGGATTAACAGTTCACCTTCAAACTTTATCTCTCTCACCAGTGTATAGAGAAGGTGACACGTACGCTGAATGCTGCCATTGGAGGTCACATTAGTCTTAATTCTAAAGGGCCTGGTGGAGCTGAAAGGCCTCCTTCTCAGGGGAACACGGTTTGGATCTGCTTCTGCCtcatggctgcagtgtgaggaccTGCTGAGATTCAATAAGTTGTTGGAGACTAAGAGTtagagaacaccagagaataacTGTGGGTGGAATGAAGGGTAAAGGTTTGAGCATCACTAAGTCACAGCTTAGACCAGGTatccacatccatcctgagtgatccaatcacaagtggtcgatGCTACGATACAGATCTGAATTTGCCTGAATGCATTCTGAGATCTGAgactctgtatcagttttaatccccgtccattAAAAATCACCTGAAAATGCATTTCACGTGTCCGCTCACTCAGACCTGAATCTTTAGTTGACTTTGTATGATTACGAGACACTGGACTAAAATACAAtctatacattttatttacacactgtAAAAGACAACAATTATTCAaggtatttaaataaaacaagaaatatcAACAGGATTCAAAAtcattaaaagtattaaatgtaaaaaaatgtagtAAGAATATCACACAgtattaaaaagtattaaaaccattaaatgTAGTAAAAGGTattcaaatgtagaaaaaaagtattaataaaacattatcatTTTGAAAACTAGTATTATGTACATGTACAATGTGTGACGGTTCTGCACAAAGCTGGGACTCAGTTGCAAAAGGAAGTACGggagacaaaaaataaagtacaaaataaaactttaatttagCAATCCAGAGGTCATACACGGGTAGGCAGTCAGAGAAGCAAACAAGTCCATTCAGGGAAAAGGCACATAATCCAAAATCGGTAATCCAGGCAGAGTCCAAAACCAGGTAAGCAAACACACGGAACTTAACGCTGGAGAGCATGGCCACACGAAGGAGACAATGACAGTCTGGCAGAGGGTGAGGGGAAACACAGGGTATAAATAGGGAAAGCTTAATGACAAACAAGGTACAGGTGTGTGGGGAAaccaacaggaagtagaactaGACACTAGACACAAGaacacagacaacaaaataaaacaggaagtgaatacaaacagaaacagactgaaCAGATTATTACACAATGcatattaaaatagaaaaacaccaataaagaaataaagaaataaataattcagtCCTCCGgtttcggacggcagcagcttgtgagtcttgagaagaattttctaattcttctccacagcttcctcttgccgcccgaggaggctgtggctgcagctgtgacgtctgcagcctcgtcagaacggcaggagacttcctccctggtgtcatcatctccgatggacgaccaGACCGAGGTATCTCTGGAGTCAATAGTcaggtcagaacatccggagacttcctccctggtgtcatcatctccgatggacgaccaGACCGAGGTATCTCTGGAGTCGATAGTcaggtcagaacacccggagacttcctccctggtgtcatcatctctgATGGACGACCAGACCGAGGTATCTCTGGAGTCGATAGTcaggtcagaacatccggaaacttcctccctggtgtcatcatctctgATGGACGACCAGACCGAGGTATCTCTGGAGTCGATAGTcaggtcagaacatccggaaacttcctccctggtgtcatcatctctgATGGACGACCAGACCGAGGTATCTCTGGAGTTGATAGTCAGGTCAAACAACCAGGGCAGTTCCTCACTGTTGTCATTGAAAAGTGGCGACCAGGTGGTGTCTGTGGACACTATTGTCAGGTCAGAACACCAGGACAGTTCACTGGTGgcacttgtggagtctagagcctccacagaatcccaggagacttcgtccatggagccagagtagccGCTGTCTGAggttgaaaagtggacgctgtcctccaTTGGGCAGACCCTCATTGCGTCTTGGGAGGTGGTCAGACTGGATGAGGAAAGACAATCAATTAGTAAATCAGTCACTGTCAATTAATGAAAACCATCAGTCCATCCAACctgatgtgttgtttagttCCAGTGTGAAAGGACATGTGGTCACTTACTAGTCTCTGCTGTGGACGTCCTCCCTCAGGTGGCTCATGGAAATGAAGGGCAGCTCCAGAGCTTGACGAGGAGAGATCCTCTCATCCCCGTCAAGATGCAGCAGCCCCtccaacagagacacaaaggcCATGCGGTCTTCCATCTCAGCCGCCCCCAACTTTGGATGGATCTGGATTTGAAAACAGGTTTCAGGTCAGATGATCCAGCTCCCGATTGACGGATAAATAACTGGTACAGATCCAGTCTTTACTCGTACAACACATGAGAGAGTACTCACATGAATCAGGCCGTTGAGGGAGTTCGGCAGCTCGATGaagctctcctcttcctctgtttccacgTTACTAACAGCCGTGAATTCTTCTGCAGTCTgaaggaacaaaaataaataaagatgagaaCAGGGcagtatgatttaaaaatgctcCATTAAAATTCTCAAACATAGAAGAACATGTTTACTCTACCATCAGTCTCCATGATGGACTGTCTTCACCATACTCTTCGATGAAGAACTGCTCGCTGTACATTCCAGCACGGAGCAGGTGGTCCTGCGGCTGGCCCAGCACTGTCACCATGTTCTTCATCTGCAGACAGAATACACATCATGAGAATCACATCCACTTACATTCtctatgaatatgaaaaataaataaaaagccatTTGGTTGGATGATAAATACCATTTGATATTGGCAATCAACAGAGAACAGGTTTTGAGCCAGGTAGAGGAACGCCAGTATGCACCCGACCCCCCACACATCGACGGCCTCGGAGAATGGAAGACCCAGAGAGATCTCTGGAGCCCTGAGAAGGAAAGACATGAGCCACAGATGAAAAATCTGTTGAAACATTTCAGGGCAGAGAAAATAATGTTGCTGAACAGATGCTGTGCAGGATGAACTCACATGTACCCACACGGCTGGATCTCCATCCCCAGCTCGACTTGGGACGCCATCATGGCGCAGCCAAAGTCAATTAACTTTACCCTGAGTGGCTGATCCTTCATGTTAACGAACATAATGTTGTCTGGTTTTATGTCCGTGTGCAGGACGCCGAGACCCTTCAGGGCATCCAAGGCCACCAAGAGCTGCAGGGACACAAAGAATACACAACATTTAGAATTATTTTCTCCCATGTTCTGTTGTTGGGTGTTAGGTTTAGGTTTTGGGGATCTCTCTACAGATGAGTGTTTGTTTCATGATGCATTGATCGCGCCTGCATACCTGCTTGGCAACTGGGCGGATCTCATGTAGAGGATGGTGCTCCCACTCTCGCTGCAGTAGCAGGTCATAGAGACTCATGTCCAGCCTCTCAAACACCAAACAGGTCGTTTCCATGTGCTGGAATTCTTCATAGAACTTGACCATGTTGGTGAGATCCGCATCCAGGCCACTGATGACTTTCAGCATGGTAAtctgaagagagaagaggagacgtgATGAGACAAGACTATCAACAGTTTGTGATCATCTTCATGTTCTGATGGAGCAGACAACACCTATATAAGGAATATAAACAAAGACTTCAGTCTCATACCTCATGCTCAGTGTCCTGGGCGACCTCGGTGTCCTTCAGGATTTTCACAGCCACGATCTGTTTGGTCCTGAGGTTCATGGACGAGAAGATCATTCCAAAGTTGCCTTGCCCTAGAAAGTCCAGGACCAAATAGGAGGAAGAGCTGCTGTGCAGCGTCTGGCTGTCCTGAGCGTCAGGTGCTGTCATTGAAACTGTGGAGAGAGATGGTGGAGACAGAATATGTGACGTAGGTATTTTCAGTGTGAGAGATTCATTCAGTCAACACAATATGAACAAACGCACAACAGGAGTCACATGTCTTTGCTATGCTATGCTAGCAGAAGTAGCCATGCTAGCAGAAGTAGCTAAGCTAGCAGAAGTAGCTATGCTAGCAGAAGTAGCCATGCTAGCAGAAGTAGCTAAGCTAGCAGAAGTAGCTATGCTAGCATAAGTAGCTATCCTCTAATATCTTCCtcttcacacgcacacatcagAAACAGCGCACACAAGCTGTTAaccaaggacacacacaggttgcaCATTACAATAGCTTCTTCTGCTAGCATAGCTACTTCTGCTAGCATAGCTACTCTGTTTTCAGAATCTTACCTGAGGCAGCAGAAGAATCTTCTGGATTTTCCAACGATGACATGATGTCCAGTATTTGCAGTTCAATAACCAGCAGCTGAGAATCGATCTGTAATCCAGAGTCTTCttgcttgtgtgtctctctccaacTGTCAAAGGTGAACTGAGTCCTTTACGtcaaagctctgctgctgtgacctcacaacaaaagggtttccttttgttgttgtttttgaaaattaaaattcaaacaaactttatttgtcccccgGTggccaaaacaaaaatatatatcatttaaaaacataaaacagcaacgtgtttgaaatcaaataataacattgtaactgtgtgtgtgtgtgtgtgtatacacattTTGTGGTTGTCACTGATTATTTGGAAGAtgatgttgctgtgtgtgtgtgtgtgtgtgtgtgtgtgtgtgtgtgtgtgtgtgtgtgtgtgtgtgtgtgtgcttgtgccaGTTTATTCTCTGTTACACAATGTGGAAAGTTTGCTCCTTATCTGACCTCGAAGGCTGCCAGGCAGAAACTAGGACACCACAgtgagaacacacactcacataagaTTCAACCCGACTAAAGCAGAATGAGAGACAGGTTTGATGTTGTTTAAGTGTGAGATAAGTGCAGTTTGATGTTTGCTCCTCCGTCAGGTTAAGAAATCCATCTGTGGGGAGCCTCACAGTCAGCCAGGGCCGTAACAACAGGGTGCCCAAAGGAGGCAATCGCCAGGGGCCCCAAGAAAGATCCATAGCAACgacaatatattattttaaagtccAAAGGTCTGGACGATAGCAGCAGGTGCATTACAGAGGTTTAATTTACATGTACGTGTTGATCAGATTTCGGGCATGAGACACTTCACATGACACATGGGGAAATAGAGCAGGTGTGTTTCTTTGGGAAATAGTTCTCGGCTGAGTGTAAATACTGCATAGGGTCATTTTGTAATTTAACGGGCGCCCGACTTCAGCTGATCATATCAGGTTTTCTAGCAGGTGAACATTACAAGTCTGTACATCCCTCCATTATACACTCCTTCACTTGATTTGTGCATTTGTCTACTGCTCTGATCTCTTTACTTGCGACACAGAGCTTTTCAGGCTTATCTCCATTGAGATCCATGTATCTGTAAACCCAATTAACCCAAAACCAAGTGAACACAGTACATGTTCAAGAAtgactccacacactgaacccagCGTCTCTTACACTCACATGCACGCCTACACGTCATCAAGCAGCAGCCGTGCATGCGTGCAAGTTCATGCACTACAATGGGAAGTGCAGCACTGCCTCCTAATGACCGTgttgctctcctcttcctccctttcatCTTTCTATGTCATTTTTTCAGCCTCTGCTTCACTCACCTcacttttcctccatttccatGTTGGTTATGTGTACctacatgaaaacacagtcCTCTGATCAATGttccaggttttattttttccttcatATGTCGACATATGTGTTTCCATCTTTTGAAAACATATTCctttaaataattatattcTGGATTTTCTCACGCTAGCGAGGGGGAAACCAATGGAATCTACtgtactgaacacacacatcaccccTGTCAGCTGCTGTAGGTGATTGGCTGCA is a window from the Hippoglossus hippoglossus isolate fHipHip1 chromosome 8, fHipHip1.pri, whole genome shotgun sequence genome containing:
- the LOC117765895 gene encoding homeodomain-interacting protein kinase 3-like isoform X1, with the protein product MLKVISGLDADLTNMVKFYEEFQHMETTCLVFERLDMSLYDLLLQREWEHHPLHEIRPVAKQLLVALDALKGLGVLHTDIKPDNIMFVNMKDQPLRVKLIDFGCAMMASQVELGMEIQPCGYMAPEISLGLPFSEAVDVWGVGCILAFLYLAQNLFSVDCQYQMMKNMVTVLGQPQDHLLRAGMYSEQFFIEEYGEDSPSWRLMTAEEFTAVSNVETEEEESFIELPNSLNGLIHVSTLSCVVRIHPKLGAAEMEDRMAFVSLLEGLLHLDGDERISPRQALELPFISMSHLREDVHSRD
- the LOC117765895 gene encoding homeodomain-interacting protein kinase 3-like isoform X2, translating into MLKVISGLDADLTNMVKFYEEFQHMETTCLVFERLDMSLYDLLLQREWEHHPLHEIRPVAKQLLVALDALKGLGVLHTDIKPDNIMFVNMKDQPLRVKLIDFGCAMMASQVELGMEIQPCGAPEISLGLPFSEAVDVWGVGCILAFLYLAQNLFSVDCQYQMMKNMVTVLGQPQDHLLRAGMYSEQFFIEEYGEDSPSWRLMTAEEFTAVSNVETEEEESFIELPNSLNGLIHVSTLSCVVRIHPKLGAAEMEDRMAFVSLLEGLLHLDGDERISPRQALELPFISMSHLREDVHSRD
- the LOC117766101 gene encoding homeodomain-interacting protein kinase 3-like, which produces MSSWETPEDSSAASVSMTAPDAQDSQTLHSSSSSYSVLDLLGQGNFGMIFSSMNLRTKQIVALKILKDTEDGEDIEHEITMLKVISGLDADLTNMVKFYEEFQHMETTCLVFEKLDMSLYDLLLQREWEHHPLHEIRPVAKQLLVALDALKGLGVLHTDIKPDNIMFVNMKDQPLRVKLIDFGCAMMASQVELGMEIQPCGYIAPEISLGLPFSEAVDVWGVGCVLAFLYLAQNLFSIDCQYQMMKNMVTVLGQPQDHLLRAGMYSEQFFIEEEGEDSPSWRLMTAEEFTAVSNVETEEEESFIELPNSLNGLIHIHPKLGAAEMEDRMAFVSLLEGLLHLDGDERISPRQALELPFISMSHLREDDHSRD
- the LOC117765895 gene encoding homeodomain-interacting protein kinase 3-like isoform X3; the protein is MLKVISGLDADLTNMVKFYEEFQHMETTCLVFERLDMSLYDLLLQREWEHHPLHEIRPVAKQLLVALDALKGLGVLHTDIKPDNIMFVNMKDQPLRVKLIDFGCAMMASQVELGMEIQPCGYMAPEISLGLPFSEAVDVWGVGCILAFLYLAQNLFSVDCQYQMMKNMVTVLGQPQDHLLRAGMYSEQFFIEEYGEDSPSWRLMTAEEFTAVSNVETEEEESFIELPNSLNGLIHIHPKLGAAEMEDRMAFVSLLEGLLHLDGDERISPRQALELPFISMSHLREDVHSRD